From a region of the Lentilactobacillus curieae genome:
- a CDS encoding CamS family sex pheromone protein — MALSIALMGVLLVACGSADNLNTGSKSSNSSKTELTGQTDSGYYQGVIKNGHYQTSKSRGVSVSQVSNQLNIKGFENGLLNISKEEFSTKKYVFQEGQYLSTAKVENWLGRKSKSNPTGLNPKKGSPYVPNYLSQISEQDFMTENGRNLSLSGMTIGLAINSVDYYTKKTDGPTLEADISDAQVNKQGKAIAAKVLKRLRAQKALKNIPIVIALYKQASDDSLVGGNFFAYAVNDGGATKISKWTKVNQKNYVFPIQSGKKSPSKTDEDAFDNFKSQVQNFFPNLSGVTAQAQYSDGTLNGMKVSITTQFYSQTEIISFTQYLQQAAQKYLPSNAPIDITVQSTDGIQSFLSRNAGEKNFTSHIFNSY, encoded by the coding sequence ATGGCATTATCCATAGCGTTAATGGGTGTATTGTTGGTAGCGTGTGGAAGTGCTGATAATTTGAACACTGGAAGTAAGTCGTCTAACTCCAGTAAAACTGAACTAACTGGCCAAACTGATAGTGGGTATTATCAAGGGGTCATTAAGAATGGTCATTATCAAACAAGCAAGTCTCGAGGGGTTAGCGTTTCCCAAGTATCAAATCAACTAAATATTAAGGGATTTGAAAATGGTTTGTTGAATATCTCTAAGGAAGAATTTTCTACTAAGAAATATGTCTTCCAAGAAGGACAGTATCTTTCAACTGCTAAGGTAGAAAACTGGTTGGGAAGAAAATCAAAGTCTAATCCAACTGGTTTGAATCCTAAAAAGGGTAGTCCATACGTACCTAATTACTTATCACAGATTAGTGAACAGGACTTCATGACTGAAAATGGGCGAAATTTATCTCTATCGGGAATGACTATTGGTCTAGCTATCAACTCAGTTGATTACTACACCAAAAAGACTGATGGACCAACACTAGAGGCAGATATTTCTGATGCCCAAGTCAATAAGCAGGGAAAAGCAATTGCTGCCAAGGTACTAAAACGCTTGAGAGCACAAAAAGCCTTGAAGAACATTCCGATTGTTATTGCTTTATACAAGCAAGCTTCAGATGACAGCTTGGTTGGTGGAAACTTCTTTGCTTATGCAGTTAACGATGGTGGTGCCACTAAGATTTCTAAGTGGACTAAAGTTAACCAAAAGAACTATGTATTCCCAATTCAATCCGGAAAGAAATCACCAAGTAAAACCGACGAAGATGCTTTCGATAACTTTAAATCACAAGTTCAAAACTTCTTCCCTAATTTGAGTGGGGTTACCGCTCAAGCTCAATATTCAGATGGAACATTGAACGGAATGAAAGTCAGCATTACCACCCAATTTTACAGTCAAACTGAAATCATCAGTTTTACTCAATACTTGCAACAAGCTGCCCAAAAGTATTTACCAAGTAATGCGCCAATCGATATAACGGTTCAATCGACTGACGGGATTCAAAGTTTCTTAAGTCGAAATGCCGGCGAAAAGAACTTCACTTCCCATATTTTCAACAGTTATTAA
- the gatC gene encoding Asp-tRNA(Asn)/Glu-tRNA(Gln) amidotransferase subunit GatC: MSERISEDQVNHVAELAKLKLEADQLPYFTNQLDKIIGMFETLSKVDTDGVEPTTSVSDQLNTMREDVADNWNQRQELLDNAPDAENGYIKVPAIIDESGDNE; the protein is encoded by the coding sequence ATGAGCGAGAGAATTTCTGAAGACCAAGTAAACCACGTTGCAGAACTTGCAAAGTTAAAGTTGGAGGCTGATCAGCTTCCATACTTCACAAACCAATTGGATAAAATTATTGGTATGTTTGAAACCTTAAGCAAGGTTGATACTGATGGTGTTGAACCAACAACAAGCGTTAGCGATCAACTTAACACTATGCGTGAAGACGTTGCTGATAATTGGAACCAACGTCAAGAACTATTGGATAACGCTCCTGATGCGGAGAACGGTTATATCAAGGTTCCTGCAATTATTGATGAAAGTGGGGACAACGAATAA
- the gatA gene encoding Asp-tRNA(Asn)/Glu-tRNA(Gln) amidotransferase subunit GatA produces MNYFNQSLSEIHEKLVNKEITAEDLTKQTLANIAEVDKDINAFINVDEEGALQRAKAIDEAGIDADNLLSGMPIALKDNLVTKGFKTTAASKMLENFKPIYNATVVEKLANLNAISVGKTNMDEFAMGGSTENSAFKITHNPWDTNKVPGGSSGGSAAAVAAGEVLAALGSDTGGSIRQPVSFNGVVGMKPTYGRVSRWGLIAFGSSLDQIGPITRNVADNATLLNAIAGHDDHDMTSSNKDVPDFSANLNAGVKGMKIGIPSEFMAAGLDDDVKQTVLDAAETYRKLGATVEEVSLPHTEYGVAAYYIISSSEASSNLQRFDGIRYGYRAEDAKNLEELYVKSRSQGFGDEVKRRIMLGTFSLSAGFYDAYFKKAAQVRTLMINDFTNVFKDYDLILAPTAPTPAYGIGEDISDPMTMYMNDVLTLPVNLAGLPGMSIPAGFSNGLPVGVQLIGKPFDETTIYQAGNAFEQATDFHKQTPKMGGNN; encoded by the coding sequence ATGAATTACTTTAACCAATCATTAAGCGAGATCCATGAAAAGCTGGTTAACAAAGAAATTACTGCTGAAGACCTCACTAAACAAACATTGGCTAACATTGCGGAAGTTGATAAGGATATTAATGCTTTCATCAACGTTGATGAAGAAGGCGCCTTACAACGTGCTAAAGCAATTGATGAAGCCGGAATTGACGCTGACAATTTGCTTTCTGGGATGCCAATTGCATTAAAGGATAACCTTGTAACTAAGGGATTTAAAACTACTGCTGCATCAAAGATGCTAGAAAACTTTAAGCCAATTTATAATGCAACTGTTGTTGAAAAGTTAGCTAACTTAAATGCAATTAGTGTTGGTAAAACCAACATGGATGAATTTGCAATGGGTGGTTCAACTGAAAACTCAGCATTTAAAATTACCCATAACCCTTGGGATACTAACAAGGTTCCTGGTGGTTCATCAGGTGGTTCTGCTGCGGCAGTTGCTGCAGGGGAAGTTTTAGCTGCGCTAGGTTCAGATACTGGTGGTTCAATCAGACAACCAGTTTCATTTAACGGGGTTGTTGGAATGAAGCCAACGTATGGTCGCGTTTCACGTTGGGGTCTGATTGCCTTCGGATCATCACTAGACCAAATTGGACCAATCACAAGAAATGTTGCTGATAACGCAACGTTATTAAACGCAATTGCTGGTCACGATGATCACGATATGACTAGTTCAAATAAAGATGTTCCAGACTTTTCTGCCAACCTAAATGCTGGAGTTAAGGGCATGAAGATTGGGATTCCGTCAGAATTTATGGCTGCTGGACTCGATGATGATGTGAAGCAAACAGTTTTAGATGCTGCTGAAACCTACAGAAAACTAGGCGCCACAGTTGAAGAAGTTTCATTACCACATACTGAGTATGGGGTCGCTGCCTACTACATTATCTCTTCTTCAGAAGCTTCATCTAACCTACAACGGTTTGACGGGATTCGCTATGGATACCGTGCTGAAGATGCTAAAAATCTTGAAGAACTATACGTTAAGTCACGCTCACAAGGTTTTGGTGATGAAGTTAAACGAAGAATTATGCTTGGAACTTTCTCACTTTCAGCTGGTTTCTATGATGCATACTTCAAGAAGGCTGCTCAGGTAAGAACTTTGATGATCAACGATTTTACAAATGTCTTCAAAGATTATGACCTAATCTTGGCACCAACTGCACCAACACCCGCATATGGTATTGGCGAAGATATTAGTGATCCAATGACAATGTACATGAATGACGTTTTGACATTACCAGTTAACCTTGCTGGTCTACCAGGAATGTCGATTCCTGCTGGGTTCTCAAACGGATTGCCAGTTGGTGTACAACTGATTGGTAAGCCATTCGATGAAACAACTATTTACCAAGCAGGTAATGCGTTTGAACAAGCAACCGACTTTCATAAGCAAACACCAAAGATGGGAGGAAATAACTAA
- the gatB gene encoding Asp-tRNA(Asn)/Glu-tRNA(Gln) amidotransferase subunit GatB: MNFETTIGLEVHVELKTNSKIFSPSPVEFGDDPNSNTNVIDWGYPGVLPSTNKGVVESGIKAALALHADIERHPHFDRKNYFYPDNPKAYQITESETPLGHDGYVEIEVDGKTKKIGIAELHIEEDAGKNTHSNEYSYVDLNRQGTPLVEIVSKPDIASPDEAYAYLEELRQVIQFTGVSDVKMEEGSMRVDVNISIRPVGQKEYGVKTELKNLNSFNYVRKGLAYEEQRQQRVLMSGGTIQQETRRFDETTGQTVLMRVKEGSDDYRYFPEPDLPALDISQEWIDSVEKDLPEAPKKRRARYVNELGITDYDAMVLTQTKEMSDFFDEMIAQGADAKLSANYLQGDVNAFLNDNHVDLQKTDITAEHLATMVKLITDGTISSKMAKKVFKAVTQGKEPKAFVEEKGMVQLSDPAQLQPIVDEVLEANPQSVEDFHNGKDRAIGFLVGQIMKKTQGKANPSVVNKLLIDSMNK; the protein is encoded by the coding sequence ATGAATTTTGAAACAACTATTGGACTTGAAGTCCACGTCGAGTTAAAAACAAACTCTAAAATTTTTAGTCCCTCTCCCGTAGAATTTGGTGATGATCCTAACTCAAATACCAACGTTATTGACTGGGGTTATCCTGGTGTTCTCCCTTCAACTAACAAAGGAGTTGTTGAATCTGGGATTAAAGCAGCTTTAGCACTTCATGCTGATATTGAACGTCATCCTCACTTTGACAGAAAGAACTACTTCTACCCTGATAATCCAAAGGCTTATCAAATTACTGAATCAGAGACACCACTGGGTCATGATGGTTATGTAGAAATCGAAGTTGACGGTAAGACTAAGAAAATCGGAATTGCTGAGCTGCATATCGAAGAAGATGCTGGTAAAAATACCCATAGCAATGAGTATTCTTACGTTGATTTAAACCGTCAAGGAACACCGTTGGTCGAAATCGTTTCTAAACCAGATATTGCATCACCAGATGAGGCATACGCTTATTTGGAAGAACTTCGCCAAGTAATTCAGTTTACTGGTGTTTCCGACGTTAAGATGGAAGAAGGTTCAATGCGTGTCGATGTAAACATTTCGATTCGCCCCGTAGGTCAAAAAGAATATGGGGTCAAGACCGAGTTAAAGAACTTGAACTCATTTAACTATGTTCGTAAGGGCCTTGCTTATGAAGAACAGCGCCAACAACGAGTATTGATGTCTGGTGGTACCATTCAACAAGAAACTCGCCGTTTTGACGAGACTACAGGTCAAACAGTATTGATGCGGGTTAAGGAAGGTTCTGACGATTACCGGTACTTCCCAGAACCAGACTTGCCAGCCTTGGATATTTCTCAAGAGTGGATTGATTCTGTTGAAAAAGATTTGCCTGAAGCACCTAAGAAGCGCCGAGCTCGTTATGTTAATGAGCTTGGAATTACTGATTACGATGCAATGGTTCTAACTCAGACTAAAGAGATGTCTGATTTCTTCGATGAAATGATTGCTCAAGGTGCTGACGCTAAGCTATCAGCTAACTACCTTCAAGGTGACGTTAATGCGTTCTTGAATGACAATCACGTTGATTTACAGAAGACAGATATCACCGCAGAACATTTAGCTACAATGGTTAAATTGATTACTGACGGGACAATTTCATCAAAAATGGCTAAGAAGGTCTTTAAGGCAGTTACCCAAGGTAAAGAGCCAAAGGCATTCGTTGAAGAAAAGGGCATGGTTCAACTTTCAGATCCTGCTCAATTACAACCAATCGTTGATGAAGTATTGGAAGCAAACCCACAATCAGTGGAAGACTTCCACAATGGTAAAGACCGTGCAATTGGATTCCTTGTTGGTCAAATTATGAAGAAGACCCAAGGAAAAGCTAACCCATCAGTGGTTAACAAGTTATTAATTGACTCAATGAATAAATAG
- a CDS encoding diacylglycerol kinase codes for MRKRARVIYNPTSGRELLKQKLVDILNIFEQAGFETSAFATTPEPDSAKNEANRAGRDGFDLVVAAGGDGTINEVVNGLAPLKKRPKMAIIPAGTTNDYARALHIPREDPVEAAKVVLKNQTIRMDIGEAGDNYFINIAAGGLLTELTYDVPSDLKTIFGYLAYLVKGAELLPRIKPIDMDIKYDDGEFKGKASMFFLALTNSVGGFEQIVPDAALDDGKFTLIIVKTSNLVEIMHLASKVINGGKHINDPRIIYKKTKKVVAKPIMNRMQINLDGEYGGDAPMKFVNLKQHIETFANLDDIPNKAYTDESEELINVEKNFIENVDKLPDNDTDDNN; via the coding sequence ATGCGTAAACGTGCCAGAGTAATTTATAACCCGACATCTGGAAGGGAATTATTAAAGCAAAAGCTAGTTGATATCTTAAATATTTTTGAACAAGCTGGGTTTGAGACCAGCGCTTTTGCTACAACGCCAGAACCCGATTCAGCAAAAAATGAGGCTAACCGGGCGGGAAGAGATGGATTTGATTTAGTCGTTGCAGCAGGTGGTGATGGAACCATTAATGAAGTTGTTAACGGTTTGGCACCACTAAAAAAGCGACCTAAAATGGCAATTATTCCTGCTGGAACAACTAATGATTATGCTCGGGCGTTACACATTCCCCGTGAAGATCCTGTTGAAGCAGCCAAGGTAGTGTTGAAGAATCAAACCATTCGGATGGATATTGGTGAAGCGGGAGATAATTACTTTATTAATATCGCAGCCGGCGGTTTATTAACTGAATTAACATATGATGTCCCATCGGACTTGAAGACAATTTTTGGTTACCTAGCTTATTTAGTTAAAGGGGCCGAATTATTACCTAGAATTAAACCAATCGATATGGATATCAAGTATGATGATGGTGAATTTAAGGGAAAGGCGTCAATGTTTTTCCTTGCTTTGACAAATTCAGTTGGTGGATTTGAGCAAATAGTTCCCGATGCTGCCTTGGATGATGGTAAATTTACGCTGATTATCGTTAAAACTAGTAATTTAGTGGAAATCATGCACTTAGCGTCGAAGGTGATCAACGGTGGTAAACATATAAATGATCCCCGGATTATTTATAAAAAGACCAAGAAAGTCGTTGCTAAGCCAATTATGAATCGGATGCAGATAAACCTTGATGGAGAGTATGGTGGGGATGCACCGATGAAGTTTGTTAACCTTAAACAACACATTGAAACCTTCGCAAACCTGGACGATATTCCAAATAAGGCGTACACTGATGAGAGTGAGGAGTTAATTAACGTTGAGAAGAACTTCATTGAAAACGTTGATAAACTTCCAGATAACGATACTGACGATAATAACTAA
- the rlmD gene encoding 23S rRNA (uracil(1939)-C(5))-methyltransferase RlmD produces the protein MKFTAPVAKNEKYEVIIEDLTYEGLGFAKIDDFPIFIENALVGEKIITLITKVKKNFAFGRTDEIITESPDRVHGIAKAYTQTGITPLQHLKYPAQLRFKQHQIQVDFDKLKVPAEVNETIGMDDPFHYRNKAQIPVRMLNGKLSTGFYKKHSHEMIPLEDFKIQDERIDKAVLIVRDILRKFQVNPYDERNHTGVIRNIMVRVGKYTDQMMIVLVTRTKKLPSTEEITREINEQIPGLTSLIQNVNSEKTNVVLGKKNIVLSGSDRIHDQLMGLDFEISANSFYQVNPVQTEKLYKLAIEKAELTKDDVVIDAYSGIGTISLSVAKAVNKVYGVEIVEDAVTDAKTNAMINGIKNVEFVVNKAEDQMAKWQADGLKPDVVIVDPPRKGLAESLIESVAEMNPKRVVYVSCNPATLARDVKLFGDFGYELNQPIQPVDQFPQTVHIESISVLEKK, from the coding sequence ATGAAATTTACGGCCCCAGTTGCCAAGAACGAAAAGTACGAAGTTATAATTGAAGATTTAACCTATGAAGGGCTTGGATTTGCCAAGATAGACGATTTTCCAATCTTTATTGAAAATGCCTTGGTTGGTGAAAAAATTATTACACTAATAACAAAGGTTAAAAAGAATTTTGCTTTTGGTAGAACAGATGAAATTATCACTGAAAGCCCTGATAGAGTTCATGGTATTGCAAAGGCATACACTCAAACCGGGATTACACCACTTCAACATCTAAAATACCCAGCTCAACTTAGATTTAAACAACACCAAATTCAAGTTGATTTTGATAAGTTAAAGGTGCCTGCTGAAGTTAATGAGACTATCGGTATGGATGATCCATTTCATTACCGGAATAAGGCTCAAATTCCAGTAAGAATGCTTAATGGTAAGCTATCTACCGGATTTTATAAGAAGCATTCCCACGAAATGATTCCGCTTGAAGATTTTAAGATTCAGGATGAAAGAATCGATAAGGCCGTTTTGATTGTTAGGGATATTCTTCGTAAATTCCAGGTAAATCCATATGATGAACGTAACCATACGGGAGTAATCAGAAACATTATGGTACGGGTTGGTAAGTATACTGACCAAATGATGATTGTTTTAGTTACTAGAACTAAAAAGCTACCAAGTACCGAGGAGATTACTAGGGAAATTAACGAACAAATTCCTGGGCTAACCAGCTTGATTCAAAACGTTAACTCTGAAAAGACTAACGTCGTGTTAGGTAAGAAGAACATTGTTCTTAGTGGCTCAGACCGCATCCATGACCAATTAATGGGATTGGATTTTGAAATTTCGGCTAACTCATTCTATCAAGTAAACCCCGTTCAAACTGAAAAGTTATACAAACTTGCGATTGAAAAGGCAGAATTAACTAAAGATGATGTCGTAATTGATGCGTATAGTGGTATTGGGACAATTTCATTGTCAGTTGCCAAGGCGGTTAACAAGGTTTATGGGGTTGAAATCGTTGAAGATGCTGTCACCGATGCAAAGACTAACGCAATGATCAACGGAATTAAAAACGTTGAATTTGTGGTCAATAAAGCTGAAGACCAAATGGCGAAGTGGCAAGCAGATGGTTTAAAACCAGATGTTGTCATTGTTGATCCTCCACGTAAGGGGTTAGCTGAATCCCTAATTGAAAGTGTTGCTGAAATGAATCCCAAGCGCGTGGTATACGTTTCATGTAACCCAGCAACTTTGGCACGAGATGTAAAATTGTTTGGTGATTTTGGCTACGAATTGAACCAACCAATTCAACCAGTTGACCAATTTCCACAGACGGTTCACATTGAATCAATCTCTGTTTTAGAGAAAAAATAG
- a CDS encoding quaternary amine ABC transporter ATP-binding protein, which yields MTIKLQVQNLTKIFGRRIGRAKELIDAGKSKAEILEQTGATVGVENASFEVNEGEIFVIMGLSGSGKSTMIRMINRLIEPTSGNILIDGQDLTGLSKKELLDVRRQKMSMVFQNFALFPNRTIVENTAYGLEVKGVDKAERLKKAHDALELVGLHGYDDQLPTQLSGGMQQRVGLARALANDSEILLMDEAFSALDPLNRKDMQNELLDLQENLHKTIVFISHDLNEALRIGDRIMIMKDGEVVQTGTPEEILTKPANEYVERFIEDVDRTKVLTASNVMIRPNTVNIDKDGPRIAIRRMRENEISSVYVVNSKREFVGIVDAKHALELIESGERKLDSIVERDIPTTSPDTPITTIMDQISKSPFPYAVVDEQKHLLGIIIRGAVLGAISGNEVVEGE from the coding sequence ATGACAATTAAACTTCAAGTGCAAAATCTTACCAAAATATTTGGCCGTCGAATTGGACGCGCCAAAGAGTTAATCGACGCTGGTAAGTCAAAGGCTGAGATCCTGGAACAAACGGGAGCCACAGTGGGTGTCGAAAATGCTAGCTTTGAGGTTAATGAGGGTGAAATCTTCGTTATCATGGGGCTTTCTGGTTCAGGAAAGTCAACAATGATTCGGATGATTAACCGACTTATTGAACCTACATCTGGCAACATTCTAATTGATGGACAGGATTTAACTGGTCTTAGTAAAAAGGAACTCTTGGACGTTCGGCGTCAGAAGATGAGCATGGTATTCCAAAACTTTGCTCTGTTCCCTAACAGAACAATCGTTGAAAATACTGCGTACGGTCTAGAAGTTAAGGGTGTCGACAAGGCAGAACGGCTTAAAAAGGCTCATGATGCTTTGGAGTTAGTTGGTCTTCATGGTTATGATGACCAACTTCCAACCCAACTTTCAGGTGGTATGCAACAACGGGTTGGTTTAGCTAGAGCTTTAGCTAACGACTCAGAAATCCTATTAATGGATGAAGCTTTCTCTGCATTGGACCCACTTAACCGTAAGGACATGCAGAACGAATTACTGGATTTACAAGAAAATCTTCATAAGACAATTGTCTTCATTTCTCATGATTTAAATGAAGCCCTTAGAATCGGCGATCGAATCATGATTATGAAGGATGGGGAAGTTGTTCAAACTGGTACCCCAGAAGAGATCCTGACTAAACCAGCTAACGAGTACGTTGAACGGTTCATCGAGGATGTTGATAGAACTAAGGTACTGACTGCATCTAATGTTATGATTCGACCAAATACCGTTAACATTGATAAAGACGGTCCACGGATTGCAATTCGCCGGATGCGTGAAAACGAAATTTCTTCCGTTTACGTTGTTAACAGTAAACGTGAATTTGTTGGAATCGTTGATGCTAAGCATGCCTTAGAGTTAATCGAAAGTGGTGAACGGAAGTTGGACTCAATCGTTGAACGCGACATCCCGACAACTTCACCAGATACACCAATCACAACAATTATGGATCAGATTTCTAAATCACCATTCCCATATGCCGTTGTGGATGAACAAAAGCATTTACTTGGAATCATTATTAGAGGTGCGGTTCTTGGTGCAATTTCAGGAAACGAGGTGGTAGAAGGTGAATAA
- a CDS encoding ABC transporter permease — MNNIPQLPVAKWIDSLVDWLSGFEGFFNAITNFIGGIVDGFQWIFDLIPAWLFIILIVGFTYYLLRNRKHWSLIIFEIIGLIYVWNQGYWRDMTQTLTLVLTSSLIALVIGIPIGIWMAKSNVVQMIAKPILDFMQTMPAFVYLIPAVAFFGIGMVPGVIASVIFAMPPTVRMTNLGIRQVPTDLIEAADSYGSTSWQKLIKVQLPLAKSTLMAGVNQSMMLSLSMVVIASMIGAMGLGNKVYFAVGRNDAGSGFAAGLAIVILAIILDRVTQAINKKPADKS, encoded by the coding sequence GTGAATAACATTCCTCAATTACCAGTTGCAAAGTGGATTGACAGTTTAGTTGATTGGTTATCTGGATTCGAAGGATTCTTCAACGCAATCACCAACTTTATTGGTGGAATCGTTGATGGATTCCAATGGATTTTTGATTTAATTCCTGCTTGGCTGTTCATTATCCTGATTGTTGGTTTTACCTATTACTTATTGAGAAACCGTAAGCACTGGTCACTAATTATTTTCGAAATTATTGGTCTAATCTATGTTTGGAACCAAGGGTACTGGCGCGATATGACCCAAACTTTGACCTTGGTTTTAACTTCTAGTTTGATTGCTTTAGTAATTGGAATTCCAATTGGAATTTGGATGGCAAAATCAAACGTAGTTCAAATGATTGCTAAGCCAATCTTGGACTTCATGCAGACTATGCCAGCCTTTGTTTACTTGATTCCTGCTGTTGCATTCTTTGGAATCGGAATGGTGCCCGGGGTTATTGCCTCAGTTATTTTTGCTATGCCACCCACAGTTAGAATGACTAACCTTGGGATTCGACAAGTACCAACTGATTTGATTGAAGCGGCTGACTCTTACGGATCAACTTCATGGCAAAAATTGATCAAGGTACAATTACCACTTGCTAAGTCAACCTTGATGGCAGGGGTTAACCAAAGTATGATGCTTTCACTTTCAATGGTTGTTATTGCATCCATGATTGGTGCGATGGGTCTTGGAAACAAAGTTTACTTTGCCGTAGGTAGAAACGATGCCGGTAGTGGTTTTGCTGCCGGACTTGCAATTGTTATCTTAGCCATCATCTTGGATCGGGTAACTCAAGCAATCAATAAAAAACCAGCAGACAAGTCTTAG
- a CDS encoding glycine betaine ABC transporter substrate-binding protein, translating to MLKKITKLTTFLALAAIAIVLAGCSNQMAKYNPKKPVGEQVDYTITGIDAGAGIMASTQKAIKAYGLDKDNWQLQTSSTAAMTSTLDKAYKKKLPIVITGWTPHWMFTKYKLKFLKDPKNVYGKAEDIHTVTRKNLQKDRPEAYKMLDRFHWTPEQMSSVMIKVNNGESPEKAAKNWIKNNPKQVAQWTKGIKHVKGQSFKMTYVAWDSEIASTNVVAEVLKSLGYKVTIQAMEMQPMWAAVAGNDADAMVSAWLPNTSAVFYKDYRSKIEDLGINLRGAKVGLAVPYYMKNINSIEDLK from the coding sequence ATTTTAAAGAAAATCACTAAGTTAACGACTTTCTTAGCATTAGCAGCCATCGCAATCGTGCTTGCTGGGTGCTCAAACCAAATGGCTAAGTACAATCCAAAGAAACCAGTTGGTGAGCAGGTTGACTACACAATTACGGGAATCGATGCTGGTGCCGGAATTATGGCTAGTACGCAAAAGGCAATTAAAGCCTATGGCTTAGACAAAGATAACTGGCAGTTGCAAACTAGTTCAACCGCAGCGATGACCAGTACTTTAGACAAGGCATACAAGAAGAAGTTGCCAATCGTTATTACCGGTTGGACTCCCCACTGGATGTTTACTAAATACAAATTGAAGTTCTTAAAGGATCCAAAAAATGTTTACGGTAAAGCCGAAGACATTCATACAGTCACTAGGAAGAACTTACAAAAAGATCGTCCCGAAGCATACAAAATGCTCGACCGGTTCCACTGGACCCCTGAGCAAATGTCTTCTGTGATGATCAAAGTTAATAATGGTGAATCACCTGAGAAGGCTGCTAAGAATTGGATCAAGAATAATCCAAAACAAGTAGCCCAATGGACCAAGGGAATTAAGCACGTTAAGGGACAATCATTTAAGATGACCTACGTTGCCTGGGATTCAGAAATTGCGTCAACTAACGTAGTGGCTGAAGTCCTTAAATCACTTGGTTACAAGGTGACGATTCAAGCAATGGAAATGCAACCAATGTGGGCTGCCGTGGCGGGTAATGATGCTGACGCAATGGTTAGTGCTTGGTTACCAAACACTTCAGCTGTCTTCTATAAAGATTACAGAAGCAAAATTGAAGACTTGGGAATCAACTTACGCGGTGCCAAGGTTGGTCTTGCCGTTCCTTACTATATGAAGAACATTAATTCAATTGAAGATTTAAAATAA
- the deoC gene encoding deoxyribose-phosphate aldolase, whose protein sequence is MTLTNEELAKYLDHTNLKPDATREYIIKTCEEAAKYNTASVCVNSHWIPLVAEQLQNTDVNPITVVGFPLGETNTETKVFEAQTAIDDGAEEVDMVLNIGELIGGNTKFVTEDIKAVADAVHEKGKLLKVILETSYLNNDQIVAGSKASETAGADYVKTSTGFSSAGAKLDDVKLMRQTVGDRLGVKASGGIHSKEEALAMIDAGASRLGVSATVKILS, encoded by the coding sequence ATGACACTAACAAACGAAGAATTAGCAAAATACCTAGATCACACTAATTTAAAGCCTGATGCTACAAGGGAATACATCATTAAGACCTGTGAAGAAGCAGCTAAGTATAATACCGCTTCTGTTTGTGTTAACTCACACTGGATTCCATTGGTTGCAGAACAACTCCAAAACACGGATGTTAATCCAATCACAGTTGTCGGTTTTCCTCTAGGGGAGACGAATACCGAAACAAAAGTTTTTGAGGCTCAAACAGCAATCGACGACGGGGCAGAAGAAGTCGATATGGTGTTAAATATTGGTGAATTAATTGGTGGCAACACTAAGTTTGTTACTGAAGATATTAAAGCAGTTGCAGACGCAGTTCACGAAAAGGGCAAGTTGTTAAAAGTTATTTTAGAAACTTCATATTTAAACAATGATCAAATCGTAGCAGGTAGCAAAGCTTCAGAAACTGCCGGTGCAGACTACGTTAAGACCTCAACTGGATTTTCATCAGCTGGTGCCAAATTAGACGATGTTAAATTGATGCGTCAAACAGTCGGCGACAGATTGGGTGTTAAGGCATCCGGTGGGATTCATTCTAAAGAAGAAGCACTTGCAATGATAGATGCTGGTGCAAGTCGGCTAGGTGTCAGTGCCACTGTTAAGATTTTGTCGTAA